One window of Siniperca chuatsi isolate FFG_IHB_CAS linkage group LG15, ASM2008510v1, whole genome shotgun sequence genomic DNA carries:
- the myo10l1 gene encoding unconventional myosin-X isoform X1, producing MEAFFTEGARVWVREKEQLFPATVNSCGDGTLVVTIDYGEVLYLQQAEVTRERVYAMHQSSIDGVEDMSALAELHEAAIMHNLYQRYQKDNIYTNIGSILAAVNPYKHIPGMYDPERVDLYSKHHLGELPPHIFAVANECYRCIWKRHDSQCVLISGESGAGKTESTKLLLQFLSMMSQNSAGTPPSEKSTRVEQAIVQSSPIMEAFGNAKTVYNNNSSRFGKFIQLHFSEGGNIQGGCVIDYLLEKNRVVRQNPGERNYHIFYALLAGANKEHKSLYFLEDPPESFHYLSQSGCLKDKSLNDKELFNSVMEALKVLEFTEEEIRDMFKLLSGVLQLGNIEFMTAGGAQITTKQVASNASELLGLDAFQLSEVLTQRSIILRGEEICSPLTIEQAVDSRDSVAMALYSQCFSWIILKINQKIKGKENFKSIGILDIFGFENFEVNRFEQFNINYANEKLQEYFNKHIFSLEQLEYNREGVQWDAIDWMDNAECLDLIEKKLGLLALVNEESRFPKGTDFTLLEKLHSRHSTNPYYVKPRLADHQFGIKHYAGEVLYDVRGILEKNRDTFRDDILNMLKDSRLDFIYDLFEKVGSRNNEEKMGTARRKPTVSSQFRDSLHALMATLSVSNPFFIRCIKPNMKKNPNVFDPEVVLNQLRYSGMLETVKIRRAGFPVRRTFKDFLSRYKIILKDKVPTAADDKKRSTDLLTKYDKTKKEWQFGKTKVFMKESLEQRLEKDRDEVRRQAAMIIRAHLLTFSAKKHFKCVRASVVTLQKHFRKHIQRRRFVKQRKAALVLQRHRRGQVARSRFRKLREEKKKKEEEQKKIEEGEKKMPGEGEQEEANEGDEKKDKLSEEKAASSDEARQMEEILQLEREIERLQKKREDEVSQLCESSKQELQLRRDAELKRMKKEASRKATELIDLLNFGGVDPSLGAAAAAAAAKPAAEVSAPKAASATRSAPKEEEVDEGFHAEEECIPLPDFPPPAETDAPLDQEIFAHLPPPPPAFAEGTVPPAPPTPPPLPTDGVPVAGIPPPPPLLPPENGSIVPPPPPPPPPPPPPGEGEKKEGAKAEPERKVSMVESLGDGEEPIYSMPADTESDYDQEEEEGSVNAGDDSSVSGSNRGSTAVADEEHPRKSTCTNASIESYRGSSDSVRTHTHTHARRYYADSDDEHDGMMDTDEEVTNGRVTLFNGNGPPYFHGYLYMKAGLMIPWRRRWCVLKDETFMWFRSKQESLKSGWLYKKGGGLSTLSRRLNWKMRWFVLRDSKLMYYDNDSEEKLKGTIDIRAAKEIVDNHEKENALNIVTDERTYQVFAESPEDASGWFNVLSKVRVCTPEQLLEMSHEQANPKNAVGTLDVGLIDSVCASDNPDRPNSFVIITANRVIHCNSDTPEEMHHWISLLQKPKGDARIDGQEFLVRGWLQKEMKTNAKSTSLKLKKRWFVLTHNSLDYYKSSERNSSKMGTLVLNSLCSIIQPDERVHRETGYWNIIVYGRKHSYRLYTKMLNEAMRWTAAIQGVIDSKTPIETPTLQLIRDIKENSVNPDIVEQMYRRNPILRYTQHPLHSPLLPLPYGEVTSLQRQQGYASLQDEAVRVFNSLQEMETLADTVPIIQGILQTCQDLRPLRDEVYCQVIKQTNHVPQPNSPANRAHWHLLTCMSCTFLPSRAILRYLRFHLKRVRERFPGTDIERYASFIGESLKKTKTREFVPSQEEIAALLVRQEMSTTVYCHGGGSCKISINSHTTAGEVVEKLIRGLAMEESKNLFSLFEHNAFTDRALESRVIVADVLAKFERLAGSEEEEEEGEWKLYFKLYCFLDVESMPKEGVEFAFMFEQAHESLISGHFPASEETLQHLAALRLQYLHGDGAGRAGWSLGSVYPIGRLRNRILHSTKPGVGAAGGAGGAGGGGPGDGKGMAGGQGGVPPGAEKRKTPSFLDGTLRRSFKTGSLKKQKVEEEQMLEMWVKEETSATRTSVLEKWTRLQGMPQHQAMLKYMSIIKEWPGYGSTLFDVECKEGGFPHDLWLSVSADNVSVYKRGEPKPLETFQYEHITFFGASQSCTYKIIVDEREMFFETPLVGEITKIMRAYINMMVKKRCSIMSVTSVTSSWVR from the exons TGGTGAATCAGGGGCAGGGAAGACGGAGAGCACTAAACTGTTGCTTCAGTTCTTGTCGATGATGAGCCAGAACTCAGCCGGGACTCCTCCCTCAGAGAAAAGTACACGAGTGGAGCAGGCCATTGTACAGAGCAG TCCAATCATGGAAGCGTTTGGTAATGCAAAGACTGTTTACAACAACAACTCCAGTCGCTTTGGCAAATTCATCCAACTTCACTTCTCTGAGGGCGGCAACATCCAGGGAGGCTGCGTCATTGATT ATTTACTGGAAAAG AACCGAGTGGTACGACAAAACCCTGGAGAACGAAACTACCACATCTTCTATGCTCTGCTGGCAGGAGCTAACAAGGAGCATAAAA GCCTCTACTTCCTGGAGGACCCTCCCGAATCTTTCCACTACCTCAGCCAATCAGGATGTCTGAAGGACAAGAGCCTGAATGACAAAGAACTCTTTAACAGTGTTATG GAGGCGCTGAAGGTGTTAGAGTTCACAGAGGAGGAGATCAGAGACATGTTTAAGCTGCTGTCAGGAGTCTTACAGCTGGGAAACATAGAGTTCATGACTGCAGGAGGAGCCCAGATCACCACCAAGCAAG TGGCCAGTAATGCCAGTGAGCTGTTGGGCCTGGATGCCTTCCAGCTGTCTGAAGTCCTTACTCAGCGCTCCATAATcctcagaggagaggaaatatgCTCCCCACTCACTATAGAGcag GCCGTGGATTCCCGGGACTCTGTTGCCATGGCGTTATATTCCCAGTGTTTCTCCTGGATCATCCTCAAGATCAATCAGAAGATCAAAGGGAAGGAAAACTTTAAGTCCATCGGCATCCTTGATATCTTTGGTTTTGAGAACTTTGAG GTGAATCGGTTTGAGCAGTTTAACATCAACTACGCCAACGAGAAACTTCAGGAGTACTTCAACAAGCATATATTTTCCCTGGAGCAGCTAGAGTACAACAG GGAAGGTGTCCAGTGGGACGCCATTGATTGGATGGACAATGCAGAGTGTCTTGACCTTATAGAGAAG AAACTGGGCTTGTTGGCATTAGTGAATGAAGAGAGTCGATTCCCCAAAGGAACAGACTTCACTTTGCTGGAGAAGTTGCACAGCAGACACTCT ACAAACCCTTACTATGTCAAGCCCAGACTTGCTGACCATCAGTTCGGCATCAAACATTATGCTGGGGAG GTCCTGTATGATGTTAGGGGGATCCTGGAGAAGAACAGAGACACCTTCAGAGACGACATCCTAAACATGCTCAAAGACAGCAG ACTGGACTTCATCTATGACTTGTTTGAGAAGGTCGGCAGCAGGAACAATGAGGAGAAGATGGGAACAGCCAGACGCAAACCTACTGTGAGCTCCCAGTTCAGG gaCTCGCTCCATGCTCTCATGGCCACTCTGAGTGTATCCAACCCTTTCTTTATTCGCTGCATTAAGCCCAACATGAAAAAG AATCCAAATGTGTTTGACCCAGAGGTCGTCCTGAACCAGCTGAGGTATTCTGGGATGTTGGAGACTGTGAAGATCCGTCGGGCTGGGTTCCCCGTCCGCAGAACTTTCAAAGATTTCCTCTCTCG GTATAAGATCATTCTGAAAGACAAAGtaccaacagcagcagatgataAGAAGAGAAGCACAGACCTCCTAACCAAATATGACAAGACCAAGAAAGAGTGGCAGTTTGGCAAGACCAAG GTGTTTATGAAAGAGTCTCTGGAGCAGCGTTTAGAGAAAGACAGGGATGAAGTCCGACGCCAAGCTGCCATGATAATTCGAGCCCATCTACTAACTTTCTCTGCCAA GAAGCACTTCAAGTGTGTACGTGCCAGCGTCGTCACCCTccagaaacatttcagaaagcACATCCAACGCAGACGGTTCGTGAAGCAGCGTAAAGCGGCGCTGGTGCTGCAGAGACACAGGCGAGGTCAGGTGGCGCGTTCTCGATTTCGAAAactcagagaggagaagaagaagaaggaggaagaacaGAAGAAGatagaggagggagagaagaagatgCCGGGTGAAGGGGAGCAGGAGGAAGCGAATGAAGGAGATGAGAAAAAGGATAAATTGTCAGAGGAAAAGGCTGCTTCTTCA GACGAGGCCCGGCAGATGGAGGAGATCCTGCAGCTGGAGCGAGAGATCGAGCGcttgcagaagaagagagaggacgAGGTGTCCCAGCTGTGTGAGTCCTCCAAACAGGAGCTGCAGCTGCGCCGGGATGCTGAGCTCAAACGGATGAAGAAGGAGGCGTCCCGCAAGGCCACGGAGCTCATTGACCTCCTGAACTTCGGAGGCGTGGATCCTTCACTGGGAGCAGCCGCAGCCGCAGCCGCAGCCAAACCTGCTGCAGAGGTGAGCGCTCCAAAAGCTGCAAGTGCCACCAGAAGTGCACCCAAAGAAGAGGAGGTGGATGAGGGGTTTCATGCTGAGGAGGAGTGCATCCCTCTCCCTGACTTCCCTCCTCCTGCTGAGACAGATGCTCCTTTGGATCAGGAGATATTTGCTCACCTCCCACCTCCTCCGCCTGCTTTTGCAGAGGGAACAGTGCCTCCTGCGCCACCTACTCCACCTCCTCTGCCCACAGACGGTGTGCCTGTTGCTGGaattcctccccctcctcctcttcttccaccTGAAAATGGCTCCAtcgtccctcctcctcctccaccaccaccacctccacctcccccaggagagggggagaagaaagagggagcCAAGGCAGAGCCAGAGAGGAAGGTGAGCATGGTAGAGAGTCTGGGCGACGGGGAGGAGCCGATCTACAGCATGCCGGCCGACACAGAGTCTGATTAcgaccaggaggaggaggaggggtccGTCAACGCCGGAGATGACAGCTCTGTATCAGGGAGCAACCGCGGGAGCACCGCCGTGGCGGATGAGGAGCACCCGAGGAAGTCGACCTGCACCAACGCCAGCATCGAGTCCTACAGAGGCAGCTCCGACTCTGTgaggacacacactcacacgcatgCACGCAGATAT TATGCAGACAGTGACGACGAACATGATGGCATGATGGACACTGATGAAGAAGTGACTAATGGCAGAGTGACCTTGTTTAATGGGAATGGGCCACCATATTTCCACGGCTACCTCTACATGAAGG CTGGTCTGATGATCCCATGGAGGAGGCGTTGGTGTGTGTTGAAGGATGAAACCTTCATGTGGTTCCGGTCCAAACAAGAGTCTCTCAAGTCTGGCTGGCTCTACAAGAAGGGAGGAGGCCTCTCCACTCTCTCACGGAGGTT AAACTGGAAGATGCGCTGGTTTGTACTGAGGGATAGCAAGCTGATGTACTACGACAACGACAGTGAGGAGAAGCTGAAGGGAACCATCGACATCCGAGCTGCCAA gGAGATCGTGGATAATCATGAAAAGGAGAATGCTCTGAACATTGTGACAGATGAGAGGACCTATCAGGTGTTTGCTGAGTCACCAGAGGATGCAAG TGGGTGGTTTAATGTGCTCAGTAAGGTGCGTGTGTGCACTCctgagcagctgctggagatgTCCCATGAACAGGCCAACCCAAAGAACGCTGTG GGAACTCTTGATGTGGGGCTGATTGACTCTGTTTGTGCTTCAGACAACCCTGATCG GCCCAACTCCTTTGTCATCATTACGGCCAACCGTGTGATCCACTGCAACAGTGACACACCGGAGGAGATGCATCACTGGATCAGTCTGCTGCAGAAACCCAAAGGAGACGCCAGGATAGATGGGCAGGAGTTCCTTGTCAGAG GTTGGCTCCAAAAGGAGATGAAGACGAATGCTAAGAGCACCTCCCTGAAGCTGAAGAAGCGCTGGTTTGTTTTGACCCACAACTCCCTGGATTACTACAAGAGCTCAGAGCGAAACTCCTCCAAGATGGGAACTCTGGTCCTTAACTCCCTCTGCTCCATCATTCAGCCGGATGAAAGAGTGCAcagggagacag GTTACTGGAACATCATCGTGTACGGGAGGAAGCATTCCTACCGCCTCTATACCAAGATGCTGAACGAGGCCATGAGGTGGACGGCTGCCATACAGGGAGTCATAGACAGCAAGACCCCTATAGAAActccaactctgcagctcatcAGAGACATCAAG GAGAACAGCGTGAACCCAGACATCGTGGAGCAAATGTACAGGAGGAACCCCATCCTCAGATACACTCAGCATCCTCTGCACTCCCCTCTACTGCCGCTCCCTTATGGAGAGGTCACCAGCC TACAAAGGCAGCAGGGCTATGCCAGTCTGCAGGATGAGGCGGTGCGAGTTTTTAACTCACTGCAGGAAATGGAGACGCTGGCAGACACAGTGCCCATCATTCAGGGCATCCTGCAGACCTGTCAGGACCTGCGCCCTCTCAGGGATGAG gtATATTGTCAGGTGATCAAGCAGACCAATCATGTGCCTCAGCCTAACAGCCCAGCCAATCGGGCACACTGGCATCTGCTCACCTGCATGAGCTGCACCTTCCTACCCAGTCGAGCCATTCTCAGATACCTCCGCTTCCACCtcaagag GGTACGTGAGCGCTTTCCCGGCACAGATATCGAGCGCTACGCCAGTTTCATTGGGGAATCCCTGAAGAAGACCAAGACTCGTGAGTTTGTTCCCTCTCAGGAGGAGATCGCCGCCTTGCTGGTGAGACAGGAGATGAGCACCACCGTCTACTGCCACGGGGGAGGCTCCTGCAAGATCTCCATCAATTCCCACACCACAGCGGGAGAG gTTGTGGAGAAGCTGATCAGAGGTTTGGCCATGGAGGAGAGCAAGAACCTGTTTTCTCTGTTCGAACACAACGCCTTCACAGACCGAGCTTTGGAGAGCAGAGTGATTGTGGCAGACGTTCTGGCCAAGTTTGAAAG ACTGGcaggcagtgaagaagaggaggaggaaggggaatGGAAACTCTACTTCAAGCTCTACTGCTTCTTGGATGTGGAGAGCATGCCAAAAGAAGGAGTGGAGTTTGCTTTCATGTTTGAGCAG gccCATGAATCTCTGATAAGCGGTCACTTCCCTGCCTCAGAGGAGACTTTGCAGCACCTGGCTGCTTTACGTCTCCAGTATCTCCATGGTGACGGGGCAGGTCGCGCTGGGTGGAGCCTGGGAAGCGTTTATCCAATCGGACGTCTCCGCAATCGCATCCTCCACTCCACCAAGCCGGGTGTGGGGGCGGCAGGTGGAGcgggaggagctggaggaggaggaccagGAGATGGGAAGGGCATGGCAGGAGGACAGGGAGGTGTCCCGCCCGGGGCAGAGAAACGAAAGACCCCGAGCTTCCTGGATGGCACCCTGAGAAGAAGCTTTAAGACTGGCTCACTGAAGAAGCAGAag gtggaggaggagcagatgCTGGAGATGTGGGTGAAGGAGGAGACATCCGCAACACGGACCAGTGTCCTGGAGAAGTGGACCCGGCTGCAGGGCATGCCTCAGCATCAGGCCATGCTTAAATATATGAGTATTATCAAGGAGTGGCCTGGATATGGATCTACTCTGTTTGATGTGGAG TGTAAAGAGGGTGGTTTCCCTCATGATCTGTGGCTGAGTGTGAGTGCTGACAACGTGTCAGTGTATAAACGAGGTGAACCTAAGCCACTGGAGACCTTCCAGTACGAACACATCACCTTCTTTGGGGCTTCACAGTCCTGCACCTACAAGATCATTGTGGATGAGAGGGAGATGTTCTTTGAGACGCCACTG gtTGGGGAGATCACCAAGATCATGAGGGCCTACATTAACATGATGGTGAAGAAACGCTGCAGCATCATGTCAGTGACCAGCGTCACCAGTTCCTGGGTCAGGTGA